The following proteins are co-located in the Carassius gibelio isolate Cgi1373 ecotype wild population from Czech Republic chromosome A21, carGib1.2-hapl.c, whole genome shotgun sequence genome:
- the LOC127942125 gene encoding oocyte-specific histone RNA stem-loop-binding protein 2, with protein sequence MTTRIESLLQGPFESRLPLPLHLWPTDVAQNCNTKTHSLPSSPEPWLLPGCSSVFDSLVSCSKTPQSASQNEEKTSAVQKPRRSSILERCILNMSTASVAVGTEDLDGIKRSPSGRQWCPHNADPSQFEINEAVLKRRQKQIQYGKNTCGYQNYVQQVPKRLRVPGIHPSTPNKYRKYSRRSWDMQVRLWRRALHAWDLPSASQKDPEGQDPVVQLQSLLEKNTELWDSGEKEGSKWDMALDTMSSITSQPSDLSTDGLWLYSNATQVGVPCNQGQTSPPGLGYTFSSHLTAQENVLGWLRFLLVTDHNQTQAPLLHEEPFWRFM encoded by the exons ATGACAACGCGCATAGAAAGCCTTCTTCAAGGCCCCTTTGAGTCGCGGCT gcCTCTGCCTCTTCATTTGTGGCCAACAGATGTTGCCCAAAACTGCAATACTAAAACACACTCTCTCCCAAGCAGCCCAGAGCCTTGGCTTCTACCAGGCTGCAGTTCAGTGTTTGACAGTCTTGTCAG CTGCTCTAAAACCCCACAGTCAGCTTCACAAAATGAAGAAAAGACTTCTGCTGTTCAGAAGCCTCGCAG GTCATCCATTCTTGAGCGGTGCATCCTGAATATGTCTACAGCTAGTGTTGCTGTTGGAACTGAAGACCTCGATGGGATCAAGAG GTCACCGTCAGGACGACAGTGGTGCCCCCACAATGCTGACCCTTCACAATTTGAGATTAATGAGGCAGTTTTGAAGCGAAGACAAAAACAAATTCAGTATGGGAAGAACACGTGTGGCTACCAGAACTATGTCCAGCAGGTTCCAAA GCGTCTCCGTGTGCCTGGGATTCACCCTTCCACTCCAAACAAATATCGCAAATATAGCCGTAGATCTTGGGACATGCAAGTCCGCCTCTGGCGGAGAGCGCTTCATGCTTGGGACCTGCCATCTGCTTCCCAGAAAGACCCGGAGGGACAAGACCCTGTTGTTCAATT GCAGAGCTTGCTTGAGAAGAATACAGAGCTGTGGGACAGTGGTGAAAAGGAGGGCTCAAAGTGGGATATGGCACTAGATACCATGTCGTCCATTACTTCACAACCTTCTGATTTGTCAACTGATGGTCTTTGGCTGTATTCTAATGCTACTCAG GTTGGAGTCCCATGTAACCAGGGCCAAACCTCTCCGCCTGGACTGGGCTACACCTTTAGCAGTCACCTAACGGCGCAGGAGAACGTCCTAGGATGGTTGCGATTTCTTCTTGTGACGGACCACAACCAAACCCAGGCACCTTTGCTGCATGAAGAGCCTTTCTGGAGATTTATGTAG
- the zmat2 gene encoding zinc finger matrin-type protein 2 produces MASGSASKNDFRRKWDKDEYEQLAQRRLTEEREKKDGKPVPPIKRELLRHRDYKVDLESKLGKTLVITKTTPQAEMGGYYCNVCDCVVKDSINFLDHINGKKHQRNLGMSMRVERSSLDQVKKRFEVNKKKMEEKQKEYDFEERMKELREEEEKAKAYRKEKQKEKKRKAEDDLNFEDDDEMAAVMGFSGFGSSKKGH; encoded by the exons ATGGCGTCTGGTAGTGCG TCCAAGAATGATTTTCGTCGTAAATGGGACAAAGATGAATATGAACAGCTGGCCCAGAGACGACtcacagaagaaagagagaaaaaagatg GCAAGCCCGTGCCCCCCATCAAGCGGGAGCTTCTCCGCCACAGAGATTATAAAGTGGATCTGGAGTCAAAACTGGGGAAGACTCTGGTCATCACAAAGACCACACCACAGGCTGAGATGGGAGG GTACTACTGCAATGTCTGTGATTGTGTAGTAAAAGATTCCATAAATTTCTTGGATCATATCAATGGTAAAAAAC ATCAGAGAAACCTGGGAATGTCTATGCGAGTCGAGCGCTCTTCATTGGACCAAGTTAAAAAACGTTTTGaagtaaacaagaaaaaaatggaGGAAAAGCAGAAGGAGTATGATTTTGAGGAACGGATGAAGGAGTTGCGAGAGGAG GAGGAGAAAGCGAAAGCCTACAGGAAAGAAAagcaaaaggaaaagaaaagaaaggccGAAGATGATCTCAACTTTGAAGACGATGATGAAATGGCTGCTGTGATGGGATTCTCAGGTTTTGGATCCTCCAAAAAAGGCCACTGA